Proteins from one Sabethes cyaneus chromosome 2, idSabCyanKW18_F2, whole genome shotgun sequence genomic window:
- the LOC128734993 gene encoding osteocalcin 2-like produces MIQDPGAGPSESPEPQPASKYERVAYDIHRPPMGAVAPAPIAMQVDSECPLDMTVRRKDCDRQGDTSPGGETANSSARSSSTSTTDAPINLNMRPSVITKAPPPPIKKRISSMHSNGEIVIKNTAGDNLSPVNCDVFIEEHFRRSLGNTYASIYGPNNNNTTQQKSSGSDTRNSSTSSTSSISSSSSSSAISTSSSLNSSSGISSSNLANFSIASQLQIAPNPVVRPAPIAPLEVTPILKVKAEAALIQPQPQQLLQHTRPELKTSQKEPGTMQHVVRPDSEEEVDDHFAKALGNDTWKMIQEKKMNL; encoded by the exons ATGATCCAGGATCCGGGCGCTGGTCCGAGTGAAAGTCCAG AACCACAGCCAGCCAGCAAATATGAACGGGTCGCTTACGACATTCATCGGCCACCGATGGGGGCAGTTGCACCAGCACCCATTGCAATGCAAGTGGATTCCGAATGTCCGCTGGACATGACCGTACGTCGGAAGGATTGCGATCGACAGGGAGACACCTCTCCGGGTGGAGAGACCGCAAACAGTAGTGCCAggagcagcagcaccagcaccacAGACGCACCGATTAATCTGAACATGCGCCCAAGTGTGATAACCAAGGCTCCCCCTCCACCGATCAAAAAGCGTATCAGTAGCATGCATAGTAATG GTGAAATCGTGATAAAAAATACTGCAGGTGATAATCTTTCTCCGGTAAATTGCGATGTGTTTATCGAAGAGCATTTCCGAAGATCTCTAGGTAATACTTATGCGTCCATTTATGGACCTAACAACAATAATACCACTCAGCAAAAGAGTAGTGGCAGTGATACCAGAAACAGTAGTACTAGTAGTACTAGCAGTATTAGCAGCAGTAGTTCCAGCAGCGCAATAAGCACAAGCAGCAGTTTGAACAGTTCGAGcggcatcagcagcagcaacctaGCAAATTTCAGCATCGCAAGCCAGCTGCAGATTGCTCCCAATCCCGTTGTCAGACCGGCTCCGATTGCACCGCTAGAAGTCACTCCAATCTTGAAGGTTAAGGCGGAAGCCGCACTAATTCAGCCGCAGCCGCAGCAACTGCTTCAGCACACACGGCCCGAGTTGAAAACCTCCCAAAAAGAGCCCGGCACCATGCAGCACGTCGTTCGACCGGACTCGGAGGAGGAAGTAGACGATCACTTTGCTAAAGCTTTAGGAAACGATACTTGGAAGATGATACAGGAGAAGAAAATGAACTTGTGA